A genome region from Arachis duranensis cultivar V14167 chromosome 6, aradu.V14167.gnm2.J7QH, whole genome shotgun sequence includes the following:
- the LOC107495266 gene encoding uncharacterized protein LOC107495266 codes for MAHFIVNNNIKPFPLVLSLALVFLFFHASSCAAKVVEVEEICSKTGDISSYCKAILNSKPGGAKGSDIDSLAQFTIEVLRSNITNTTTFLKSLIARGGDPDLLDVYDGCLDNLSGDRGALNEIDRMQQSLKARSYKAVTTGLNKVDQDNADCFNDFKDPALRDPSALPQYTRQISQATTIIKAISTFWFSI; via the coding sequence ATGGCTCATTTCATtgtcaataataatattaaaccGTTTCCCTTAGTCTTATCCCTAGCACtagtctttcttttcttccatgCATCATCTTGTGCAGCAAAAGTTGtggaagttgaagaaatttgcAGCAAAACAGGTGATATCTCTTCCTATTGCAAAGCTATTCTAAACTCAAAGCCCGGTGGTGCAAAAGGATCAGACATTGATTCTTTGGCACAATTCACAATTGAAGTTCTTCGTTCCAATATTACAAACACAACGACTTTTCTCAAATCTTTGATTGCACGTGGTGGTGACCCTGACTTATTAGATGTTTATGATGGTTGTTTAGACAACCTTAGTGGTGATAGAGGTGCGCTAAATGAAATTGATCGCATGCAACAAAGTTTGAAGGCACGTAGTTACAAAGCTGTCACAACTGGTCTTAATAAGGTTGATCAGGACAATGCTGATTGCTTTAATGACTTTAAGGATCCAGCTTTACGTGATCCATCAGCGCTTCCACAGTATACTCGTCAAATATCTCAAGCTACTACTATAATCAAGGCCATATCTACATTTTGGTTCTCTATTTAA